Proteins encoded by one window of Chryseobacterium aquaeductus:
- a CDS encoding DUF7674 family protein, whose amino-acid sequence MNWRANKIKKLITNHDKKILMKSITKMNQLYNKGDQALKNAIENIFIYSLDSLTFCCESSYKDLIFAKMSPSLQNNYFHQVYKSGI is encoded by the coding sequence ATCAATTGGAGAGCCAATAAAATCAAAAAACTGATTACAAATCATGATAAGAAAATTCTGATGAAGTCGATTACCAAGATGAATCAGCTTTATAACAAAGGCGATCAGGCATTGAAGAATGCAATCGAAAACATTTTCATATACTCTTTAGACAGTCTTACATTCTGCTGTGAATCATCATACAAAGATTTGATCTTTGCTAAAATGTCCCCAAGTCTGCAAAATAATTACTTCCATCAGGTCTATAAATCCGGAATATAA